A window of the Carassius gibelio isolate Cgi1373 ecotype wild population from Czech Republic chromosome B16, carGib1.2-hapl.c, whole genome shotgun sequence genome harbors these coding sequences:
- the LOC127975269 gene encoding tripartite motif-containing protein 16-like isoform X2 encodes MAEAKVSQDEFMCSVCLDLLKDPVTIQCGHSYCKSCITDCWDQEDQKRVYSCPQCRQTFSPRPALARNTMLAEVVEKLKKTKLPADCDAEAGDVQCDVCTGRKYKAIKSCLVCLSSYCQNHLEKHDSLFKGKRHNLTEATGRLQEIICQKHEKILEVFCRTDQKCICVLCTIIEHKNHEIVTAAKQRTEKQIQLKKMQNTLQHKIQQREKDLQQLVETVKSHKSSAQTAVEDSEKIFSELIRSFRRSRSELIRLIRDQEKTAVSRAEERLKRLEQEINDLRRRDAELEQLSHTQDHIQFLQSFQSLSAPPESTEGNDDLFSSHFSFEGLRESVHQLRDKLENFCKEELKKISDRETLTNIVPRTRNDFLKYSHQLTLDLNTAHKYLRLSERNRVITNTDTVQSYPKHPDRFDYWYQVLCRESVCGRCYWEIEWSGDYGVDISVSYKSIKRKGRGDECVFGHNDQSWSLDCSPSSYSFRHNNIWTDLSVKSISRRIGVFVDHRAGTLSFFSVSDKMSLIHTVQTTFTQTLYPGFSFGSGSSVKLRL; translated from the exons ATGGCAGAAGCCAAAGTTTCTCAGGATGAGTTCATGTGTTcagtgtgtctggatctcctgaaggatccagtgaccatccagtgtggacacagttactgtaagagctgtattacagactgctgggatcaggaggatcagaagagagtctacagctgtcctcagtgcagacagac cttcagtccaagacctgctttagctagaaacaccatgctggctgaagtggtggagaaactgaagaagaccaAACTTCCTGCTGACTGTGATGCGGAAGCTGGAGATGTgcagtgtgacgtctgtactggGAGAAAATACAAAGCCAtcaagtcctgtctggtgtgtctTAGCTCTTACTGTCAGAATCACCTCGAAAAACACGACAGTTTGTTTAAAGGAAAGAGACACAATTTAACTGAAGCCACTGGACGACTGCAAGAAATTatctgccagaaacatgagaAGATCCTTGAGGTTTTCTGTCGCACTGATCAGAAATGTATATGTGTGCTTTGCACGATTATTGAACATAAAAACCATGAGATTGTAACAGCTGCAAAACAGAGGACAGAGAAACAG ATCCAGCTTAAGAAGATGCAGAATACACTCCAACATAaaatccagcagagagagaaagatctccagcagctgGTAGAGACTGTAAagtctcataag agctctgcacagacagcagtggaggacagcGAGAAGATCTTTTCTGAGCTCATCCGGTCCTTTAGGAGAAGCCGCTCTGAGCTGATACggctgatcagagatcaggaaaagactgcagtgagtcgagctgaagaacgactgaagcgactggagcaggagatcaatgatctgaggaggagagacgctgagctggagcagctttcacacacacaggatcacatccagttcctgcag agtttccagtctctctcagCACCTCCTGAATCTACAGAAGGAAATGATGATCTCTTCAGTTCTCATTTCTCTTTTGAGGGTCTGAGAGAATCTGTCCACcagctgagagacaaactggagaatttctgcaaagaggagctcaagaagatctcagacagag aaacactcacCAACATTGTTCCCAGAACCAGGAACGACTTCCTAAAGt attcccaTCAGCTCACTCTGGATCTGAACACAGCACATAAATACCTCCGTCTGTCTGAGAGAAACAGAGTGATTACTAACACTGATACAGTCCAGTCGTATCCCAaacatccagacagatttgactACTGGTATCaagtgttgtgtagagagagtgtgtgtggacgctgttactgggagattgagtggagtggAGATTATGGTGTGgatatatcagtgtcatataagagcatcaaGAGGAAAGGACGGggtgatgagtgtgtgtttggacataatgatcagtcctggagtttggACTGCTCTCCCTCCAGCTACTCATTCAGACACAATAACATATGGACTGATCTCTCTGTAAAGTCCATCAGCaggagaataggagtgtttgtggatcacagagcaggaactctgtccttcttcAGCGTCTCTGACAaaatgagcctcatccacacagtccagaccacattcactcagacgctctatcctgggtttagCTTTGGTTCtggatcatcagtgaaactgCGTTTATGA
- the LOC127975269 gene encoding tripartite motif-containing protein 16-like isoform X6: MAEAKVSQDEFMCSVCLDLLKDPVTIQCGHSYCKSCITDCWDQEDQKRVYSCPQCRQTFSPRPGLSRNTMLAEVVEKLKKTKRPADCDAGAGDVQCDVCTGRKYKAIKSCLMCLNSYCQNHLEQHKSWFKGKRHKVIDATGRLQEMICQKHKKILKVFCRTDQKCICMLCMIDGHKNHETVSAAEQRTEKQKQLMKMRRQFQHRIHKRKKGLQQLRETHKSHKRSAQRAMKDSKRILTELIRSIKRSRCELKRLIRDQGKTAVSRAEERLERLEQEINDLRRRDAELKQLSHTQDHIQFLQSFQSLSAPPESTDGNDDALIFLLSSDGLKESVLQLRDKLEDFCKEKIKKISDRVTFTNIVLWTRKNFLQYSHQLTLDLNTAYKNLRLSENNRVITNTGIDQSYPDHPDRFDVSQVLCRESVCGRCYWEIEWSGSRVFISVSYQSIIRKGLGDECWFGFNDQSWSLRCTSSSYSFIHNNIKTALPIKPISNRIGVLVDHSAGTLSFYSVSDKMSLIHTVQTTFTQPLYPGFWFGSGSSVKLC; the protein is encoded by the exons ATGGCAGAAGCCAAAGTTTCTCAGGATGAGTTCATGTGTTcagtgtgtctggatctcctgaaggatccagtgaccatccagtgtggacacagttactgtaagagctgtattacagactgctgggatcaggaggatcagaagagagtctacagctgtcctcagtgcagacagaccttcagtccaagacctgGTTTATCTAGAAACACCATGCTGGCTGAagtggtggagaaactgaagaagaccaAACGTCCTGCTGACTGTGATGCTGGAGCTGGAGATGTgcagtgtgacgtctgtactggaagaaaatacaAAGCCATCAAGTCCTGTCTGATGTGTCTGAACTCTTACTGTCAGAATCACCTCGAACAACACAAGAGTTGGTTTAAAGGAAAGAGACACAAAGTGATTGATgccactggacgactgcaggagatgatctgccagaaacatAAGAAGATCCTTAAGGTTTTCTGTCGCACTGATCAGAAATGTATATGTATGCTGTGTATGATAGATGGACATAAAAACCATGAGACTGTATCAGCTGCAGAACAGAGGACAGAGAAACAG AAGCAGctgatgaagatgaggagacaGTTCCAGCATAGAATCCACAAGAGAAAGAAAGGTCTtcagcagctgagagagactcATAAAtctcataag cgctctgcacagagAGCAATGAAGGACAGTAAAAGGATCCttactgagctcatccgctccattAAGAGAAGCCGCTGCGAGCTAAAACGGCTGATCAGAGATCAGGgaaagactgcagtgagtcgagctgaagaacgactggagcgactggagcaggagatcaatgatctgaggaggagagacgctgagctgaagcagctttcacacacacaggatcacatccagttcctgcag agtttccagtctctctcagCACCTCCCGAATCTACAGATGGAAACGATGATGCCTTAATTTTTCTCTTATCTTCTGATGGTTTGAAAGAATCTGTCCTTCAActgagagacaaactggaggATTTCTGCAAAGAGAAAATCAagaagatctcagacagag TCACATTCACCAACATTGTTCTCTGGACCAGGAAGAACTTCCTACAAt attcccaTCAGCTCACTCTGGATCTGAACACGGCATATAAAAACCTCCGTCTGTCTGAGAACAACAGAGTGATTACTAACACTGGCATAGATCAGtcatatcctgatcatccagacagatttgatgtgtctcaggtgttgtgtagagagagtgtgtgtggacgctgttactgggagattgagtggagtggGTCTCGTGTCTTCATATCAGTGTCATATCAGAGCATCATCAGGAAGGGTTTGGGTGATGAGTGTTGGTTTGGATttaatgatcagtcctggagtcTGCGCTGCACTTCCTCAAGTTACTCATTCATACACAATAACATAAAGACTGCTCTCCCTATAAAGCCCATCAGCAATAGAATAGGAGTGTTAGTGGATCACagtgcaggaactctgtccttctacagcgtctctgacaaaatgagcctcatccacacagtccagaccacattcactcagccgctctatcctgggttttgGTTTGGTTCtggatcatcagtgaaactgtgttga
- the LOC127975269 gene encoding tripartite motif-containing protein 16-like isoform X1, giving the protein MEEARISVNQKEFMCPVCQDLLKDPVTIQCGHSYCKICITGCWDQEDQKRVYSCPQCRQTFSPRPALARNTMLAEVVEKLKKTKLPADCDAEAGDVQCDVCTGRKYKAIKSCLVCLSSYCQNHLEKHDSLFKGKRHNLTEATGRLQEIICQKHEKILEVFCRTDQKCICVLCTIIEHKNHEIVTAAKQRTEKQIQLKKMQNTLQHKIQQREKDLQQLVETVKSHKSSAQTAVEDSEKIFSELIRSFRRSRSELIRLIRDQEKTAVSRAEERLKRLEQEINDLRRRDAELEQLSHTQDHIQFLQSFQSLSAPPESTEGNDDLFSSHFSFEGLRESVHQLRDKLENFCKEELKKISDRETLTNIVPRTRNDFLKYSHQLTLDLNTAHKYLRLSERNRVITNTDTVQSYPKHPDRFDYWYQVLCRESVCGRCYWEIEWSGDYGVDISVSYKSIKRKGRGDECVFGHNDQSWSLDCSPSSYSFRHNNIWTDLSVKSISRRIGVFVDHRAGTLSFFSVSDKMSLIHTVQTTFTQTLYPGFSFGSGSSVKLRL; this is encoded by the exons ATGGAAGAAGCCAGAATTTCAGTGAATCAGAAGGAGTTCATGTGTCCAGTGTGTCAGGATCTCCTGAAGGATCCAGTGACCATCcagtgtggacacagttactgtaagatctgtattacaggctgctgggatcaggaggatcagaagagagtctacagctgtcctcagtgcagacagaccttcagtccaagacctgctttagctagaaacaccatgctggctgaagtggtggagaaactgaagaagaccaAACTTCCTGCTGACTGTGATGCGGAAGCTGGAGATGTgcagtgtgacgtctgtactggGAGAAAATACAAAGCCAtcaagtcctgtctggtgtgtctTAGCTCTTACTGTCAGAATCACCTCGAAAAACACGACAGTTTGTTTAAAGGAAAGAGACACAATTTAACTGAAGCCACTGGACGACTGCAAGAAATTatctgccagaaacatgagaAGATCCTTGAGGTTTTCTGTCGCACTGATCAGAAATGTATATGTGTGCTTTGCACGATTATTGAACATAAAAACCATGAGATTGTAACAGCTGCAAAACAGAGGACAGAGAAACAG ATCCAGCTTAAGAAGATGCAGAATACACTCCAACATAaaatccagcagagagagaaagatctccagcagctgGTAGAGACTGTAAagtctcataag agctctgcacagacagcagtggaggacagcGAGAAGATCTTTTCTGAGCTCATCCGGTCCTTTAGGAGAAGCCGCTCTGAGCTGATACggctgatcagagatcaggaaaagactgcagtgagtcgagctgaagaacgactgaagcgactggagcaggagatcaatgatctgaggaggagagacgctgagctggagcagctttcacacacacaggatcacatccagttcctgcag agtttccagtctctctcagCACCTCCTGAATCTACAGAAGGAAATGATGATCTCTTCAGTTCTCATTTCTCTTTTGAGGGTCTGAGAGAATCTGTCCACcagctgagagacaaactggagaatttctgcaaagaggagctcaagaagatctcagacagag aaacactcacCAACATTGTTCCCAGAACCAGGAACGACTTCCTAAAGt attcccaTCAGCTCACTCTGGATCTGAACACAGCACATAAATACCTCCGTCTGTCTGAGAGAAACAGAGTGATTACTAACACTGATACAGTCCAGTCGTATCCCAaacatccagacagatttgactACTGGTATCaagtgttgtgtagagagagtgtgtgtggacgctgttactgggagattgagtggagtggAGATTATGGTGTGgatatatcagtgtcatataagagcatcaaGAGGAAAGGACGGggtgatgagtgtgtgtttggacataatgatcagtcctggagtttggACTGCTCTCCCTCCAGCTACTCATTCAGACACAATAACATATGGACTGATCTCTCTGTAAAGTCCATCAGCaggagaataggagtgtttgtggatcacagagcaggaactctgtccttcttcAGCGTCTCTGACAaaatgagcctcatccacacagtccagaccacattcactcagacgctctatcctgggtttagCTTTGGTTCtggatcatcagtgaaactgCGTTTATGA